CGAATTGTTAAGAAACACAGGGCGATTGGGACTCCCGCGGCAAAAAAGGTGGAAATCGGGACTTGCGGCGGGAAACTGGCCCCCGATTGGGCCGGGCACCCGGCTGTTTTGTCTGGACCGAGCAGAATCGGACTGGCTCCATGATCCTGGTCATCGACAATTTCGACAGCTTCACTTACAACCTTGTCCAATACTTGGGCGAGTTGGGTGCCGTGGTGGCGGTTCGCCGCAACAACGAGATCGACATTGCCGGAGTGGAGGAGTTGGATCCAGCGGGGATCCTGATGAGCCCCGGCCCCTGCACCCCTAAAGAGGCAGGCGTTTGCCGCGATATCAGCACCGCCGCGCTTGCCGGCCGTTTCGCCGCCCGGCAAGCACCGGTTTTTGGCGTTTGCCTTGGCCACCAGACCCTTGGCGAAATGGCCGGAGGGACGGTTCGCCGGGCAAAACGGGTCATGCACGGCAAAACCAGCTTGGTAGAGCACGACGGAAAGGGGCTATTTGCGGGCGTGCCCAGCCCGTTCAACGCGGTGCGCTACCACTCTTTGGTGGTCGAAGAATCGGATTTGCCTCCGGGTTTTGCCGTGACGGCCCGGAGTGCGGATGACGGCGAGATCCAAGGTTTCCGACACCGCGAACTCCCGATTGAAGGAGTCCAGTTCCACCCGGAATCCATCCTCACCGAGCACGGCAAAAAGATGATCGCCAACTTTGTGGCTATGTGCCGGCAGCCCTAGTTGGGCTCGATGGCAAACTGCTCGATCGACCACTTATCATCTTGGAAGACCAGGTCGATTCGGACTTTGGCCTTGCCGCGTTCAAATGTCGCTCGGTTTTGGTAGACGGCGTGGATCACCGGGT
This window of the Armatimonadota bacterium genome carries:
- a CDS encoding aminodeoxychorismate/anthranilate synthase component II, with amino-acid sequence MILVIDNFDSFTYNLVQYLGELGAVVAVRRNNEIDIAGVEELDPAGILMSPGPCTPKEAGVCRDISTAALAGRFAARQAPVFGVCLGHQTLGEMAGGTVRRAKRVMHGKTSLVEHDGKGLFAGVPSPFNAVRYHSLVVEESDLPPGFAVTARSADDGEIQGFRHRELPIEGVQFHPESILTEHGKKMIANFVAMCRQP